A region of Prosthecodimorpha staleyi DNA encodes the following proteins:
- a CDS encoding ABC transporter permease, giving the protein MRLLFDIAYTHIAGRLRQTVVSIVGVMLGVGFSIAMAALMQGSQDDFVTQLIDALPHVSVSDETRNPPRQPALDRFDAVELLGLKPDDDRRGIRNPTEVLTLLRALVPGRIAPALTGQAVARYGGGDVGLAVAGIEPAAEKRVSRIAKDMREGSLDTLAADPNGIVIGDGVARKLGAGLGDQITVSTSRGILKRLKIVGLFHTGVTTQDDGSGYVGLKAAQILFERPNAINQIKIRLDEVGLARAVAARIEREIGYKSLSWEEANQSLLEAFKIRNIIMFTVVGAILLVAGFGIYNIVSTIVHEKARDIAILKSLGFAEADMRHIFLIEGLMIGLLGSTAGWALGFGLTELLGSIRFELKGGLTEVTHLPVARDPLHYLIAAVFALGSAGVAGFLPARKAAKVKPVDIIRGAT; this is encoded by the coding sequence ATCCGGCTTCTGTTCGACATCGCCTATACGCATATCGCCGGCCGGCTCCGGCAGACGGTGGTGTCGATCGTCGGCGTGATGCTCGGCGTCGGCTTCTCGATCGCCATGGCGGCGCTGATGCAGGGCTCGCAGGACGACTTCGTCACCCAGTTGATCGATGCCCTGCCGCATGTCTCGGTCAGCGACGAGACCCGCAACCCGCCGCGCCAGCCGGCGCTCGACCGCTTCGATGCGGTCGAACTGCTCGGCCTGAAACCCGACGACGACCGGCGCGGCATCCGCAACCCGACCGAGGTGCTGACGCTGCTGAGGGCCCTCGTGCCGGGCCGGATCGCCCCCGCCCTGACCGGGCAGGCGGTCGCCCGCTACGGCGGCGGCGATGTCGGCCTGGCGGTCGCCGGTATCGAGCCGGCCGCCGAGAAGCGGGTCTCGCGCATCGCCAAGGACATGCGCGAGGGCTCGCTCGACACGCTGGCGGCCGACCCCAACGGCATCGTCATCGGCGACGGGGTGGCGCGCAAGCTCGGCGCCGGGCTCGGCGACCAGATCACGGTCTCGACCAGCCGGGGCATCCTGAAGCGGCTGAAGATCGTCGGCCTGTTCCATACCGGCGTGACCACGCAGGACGACGGCAGCGGCTATGTCGGCCTGAAGGCGGCGCAGATCCTGTTCGAGCGGCCGAACGCCATCAACCAGATCAAGATCCGCCTCGACGAGGTCGGCCTGGCCCGGGCGGTCGCCGCCCGGATCGAGCGCGAGATCGGGTACAAGTCGCTGTCCTGGGAGGAGGCCAACCAGAGCCTCCTGGAGGCCTTCAAGATCCGCAACATCATCATGTTCACGGTGGTCGGCGCGATCCTGTTGGTGGCGGGCTTCGGCATCTACAACATCGTCTCGACCATCGTGCACGAGAAGGCGCGCGACATCGCCATCCTGAAATCGCTCGGCTTCGCTGAGGCCGACATGCGCCACATCTTCCTGATCGAGGGACTGATGATCGGCCTGCTCGGTTCGACCGCCGGCTGGGCGCTCGGCTTCGGGCTGACCGAACTGCTCGGCTCGATCCGTTTCGAGCTCAAGGGTGGCCTGACCGAGGTGACCCATCTGCCGGTCGCACGCGATCCCCTGCACTACCTGATCGCCGCCGTCTTCGCGCTCGGTTCGGCCGGCGTCGCCGGCTTCCTGCCCGCCCGCAAGGCCGCCAAGGTGAAGCCGGTCGACATCATCCGGGGGGCGACGTGA
- a CDS encoding ABC transporter ATP-binding protein, whose product MTAPGPAPDDAAIPLIEARNVTRILSGAVETTLVSDVTLSIGTGEFVAVTGPSGSGKSSLLYLLGLLDLPTTGEVLIRGRPTHAMSEAERAATRLATLGFVFQFHFLLPEFSALGNVMIPMRKLGRLDARAMRERAALLLEQLGLGGHLDKLPEQLSGGQRQRVAMARALANDPPVILADEPTGSLDTRSSAQVRDILARLVAEQGRTVVAVTHDLTFAEAMRRRIHLVDGRIVSDERNAPPAGPAQAAPNQAAPTQAAPTQAATS is encoded by the coding sequence GTGACCGCGCCCGGCCCGGCCCCGGACGACGCCGCGATCCCGCTGATCGAGGCGCGCAACGTCACCCGCATCCTGTCGGGCGCGGTCGAGACCACGCTCGTCAGTGACGTCACCCTGTCGATCGGCACCGGCGAATTCGTCGCCGTGACCGGTCCGTCGGGGTCCGGCAAGTCGTCGCTGCTCTATCTGCTCGGCCTGCTCGATCTGCCGACCACCGGCGAGGTCCTGATCCGCGGCCGGCCGACCCACGCCATGAGCGAGGCCGAGCGGGCGGCGACCCGGCTGGCGACGCTCGGCTTCGTGTTCCAGTTCCATTTCCTGCTGCCGGAATTCAGCGCGCTCGGCAATGTCATGATCCCGATGCGCAAGCTCGGACGGCTCGACGCCCGGGCGATGCGCGAGCGCGCCGCCCTGCTGCTCGAACAGCTCGGCCTCGGCGGCCATCTCGACAAGCTGCCCGAACAGCTCTCCGGCGGGCAACGCCAGCGCGTCGCCATGGCCCGTGCGCTCGCCAACGACCCGCCGGTGATCCTGGCCGACGAGCCGACCGGCAGCCTGGACACGCGCTCGTCGGCGCAGGTGCGCGACATTCTCGCCCGGCTGGTCGCCGAGCAGGGCCGGACCGTGGTGGCGGTCACCCACGACCTGACCTTCGCCGAGGCCATGCGCCGGCGCATCCACCTGGTCGACGGCCGGATCGTCTCCGACGAGCGCAACGCGCCGCCGGCGGGCCCCGCTCAGGCGGCCCCCAATCAGGCAGCCCCCACTCAGGCAGCCCCCACTCAGGCAGCGACGTCGTAG
- a CDS encoding heavy-metal-associated domain-containing protein, whose product MITLTVEGMTCMGCVRSVEKAVGRADPGARVEIDLPSGKVAIESAAPRETFVAAIEDAGYDVAA is encoded by the coding sequence ATGATCACCCTCACCGTGGAAGGCATGACCTGCATGGGCTGCGTGCGCAGCGTCGAGAAGGCGGTCGGCCGTGCCGATCCGGGCGCGCGCGTCGAGATCGACCTGCCGAGCGGCAAGGTTGCGATCGAGTCCGCCGCGCCGCGCGAGACCTTCGTCGCCGCGATCGAGGATGCCGGCTACGACGTCGCTGCCTGA
- a CDS encoding EAL domain-containing protein, translating into MNRFADLFITTCIIVVAIAAAVVLRFQAGFGWETALVGGISMLAVLTIVNIQGNGRRDRDRLAAEVAGLTLRLGELGQDVANLQRRVGGLEQNQGRRQNQDVEAVVAEVEVIGALVRQVVESVADMETRVLSHQVRSGAAAGRTAPAAATPSKPAPPPAPVVEEPTLLPRRFAHLGEAGFLDLVRRAIEANRIDIHLQPIVTLPQRRIRYYEALTRLRTEDGDTIYPSDYIPLAEASGIMPMLDNQILFRTVQILRRLVTRTKDIGLFCNISMASLGDTAFFREFVAFLEANRALSDTLVFEFTQRQIKSMNPIEYEALRSLQSTGFRFSVDQVSDLRPSFQLMAERGFKFAKIGAERILNRMDELGADIHPADLANFFARFGIDLIVDHVESETQVVELLDFGVRFGQGFVFSPPRPVRSDVLQSAIEPPSAEPVPTVSPTATMATPGMTPPTTPPPARMEPPVRADKPKPAAEPRRNALGRAIAQKT; encoded by the coding sequence ATGAATCGCTTCGCCGATCTCTTCATCACCACCTGCATCATCGTCGTCGCCATCGCGGCCGCGGTGGTGCTGCGCTTCCAGGCCGGGTTCGGCTGGGAGACCGCGCTGGTCGGCGGGATCTCGATGCTGGCCGTGCTGACCATCGTCAACATCCAGGGCAACGGCCGGCGCGATCGCGACCGGCTGGCCGCCGAGGTCGCCGGCCTGACGCTGCGGCTCGGCGAACTCGGCCAGGACGTTGCAAACCTGCAGCGCCGCGTCGGCGGGCTGGAGCAGAACCAGGGACGTCGGCAGAACCAGGATGTCGAGGCGGTGGTCGCCGAGGTCGAGGTGATCGGCGCGCTGGTCCGGCAGGTGGTCGAATCGGTCGCCGACATGGAGACGCGCGTCCTGTCGCACCAGGTGCGGAGCGGGGCCGCCGCCGGGCGCACCGCGCCGGCCGCAGCGACGCCGTCCAAGCCGGCGCCGCCGCCCGCACCGGTGGTCGAGGAGCCGACCCTCCTGCCCCGGCGCTTCGCCCATCTCGGCGAGGCCGGCTTTCTCGATCTCGTCCGCCGGGCCATCGAGGCCAATCGGATCGACATCCACCTGCAGCCGATCGTGACACTGCCGCAGCGCCGCATCCGCTACTATGAGGCACTGACGCGGCTGCGCACCGAGGACGGCGATACGATCTACCCGTCCGACTATATTCCGCTCGCCGAAGCCTCCGGCATCATGCCGATGCTCGACAATCAGATCCTGTTCCGGACGGTGCAGATCCTGCGACGGCTGGTCACCCGGACCAAGGATATCGGGCTCTTCTGCAACATCTCGATGGCGAGCCTCGGCGACACGGCCTTCTTCCGCGAGTTCGTCGCCTTCCTGGAGGCCAACCGCGCACTGTCCGACACGCTGGTGTTCGAGTTCACCCAGCGCCAGATCAAATCGATGAACCCGATCGAATACGAAGCCCTGCGCAGCCTGCAGTCGACGGGCTTCCGCTTCTCGGTCGACCAGGTTTCCGACCTGAGGCCGAGCTTCCAATTGATGGCCGAGCGCGGCTTCAAGTTCGCCAAGATCGGTGCCGAGCGCATCCTGAACCGGATGGACGAACTCGGCGCCGACATCCACCCGGCCGATCTGGCCAATTTCTTCGCCCGTTTCGGCATCGACCTGATCGTCGACCATGTCGAGAGCGAGACGCAGGTCGTGGAACTGCTCGATTTCGGCGTGCGCTTCGGCCAGGGCTTCGTCTTCTCGCCGCCGCGCCCGGTCCGCAGCGACGTGCTGCAAAGCGCGATCGAGCCGCCGTCCGCCGAACCGGTGCCGACCGTCTCGCCGACCGCCACCATGGCGACGCCGGGCATGACGCCGCCCACGACACCGCCGCCGGCCCGGATGGAACCGCCGGTGCGCGCAGACAAGCCAAAGCCCGCGGCCGAGCCGCGTCGCAACGCGCTCGGGCGGGCCATCGCTCAAAAGACCTGA
- a CDS encoding protein phosphatase CheZ: MAQPTATEIGRVVEFLQQDREDVKLNDVMDLAERMAQSLDEAVATTDKMLHAEFRSIAEQISSLKREIRDLRPDQFRFERIPEAGRELDAVVESTQDATETIMAAAEAIMAADATDPVAYKALVDDKMIVIFEACSFQDLTGQRIRKVVKTLSWIDERIESLAQRLNLAETGPEETVEESDDERRMRELMLNGPQMKGQGVSQSDVDDFFSMSDQEDIDKLFD, encoded by the coding sequence ATGGCGCAGCCGACGGCGACCGAGATCGGCCGGGTGGTGGAATTCCTCCAGCAGGACCGCGAGGACGTCAAGCTCAACGACGTCATGGACCTGGCCGAGCGGATGGCGCAGAGCCTCGACGAGGCTGTGGCGACCACCGACAAGATGCTGCATGCGGAATTCCGCAGCATCGCGGAGCAGATCTCGTCCCTGAAGCGGGAAATCCGCGACCTGCGGCCCGATCAGTTCCGTTTCGAGCGCATCCCTGAAGCCGGCCGCGAGCTCGATGCCGTGGTCGAGTCGACCCAGGATGCGACGGAAACGATCATGGCGGCGGCCGAGGCGATCATGGCGGCCGATGCCACCGATCCGGTCGCCTACAAGGCACTCGTCGACGACAAGATGATCGTCATCTTCGAGGCCTGCTCGTTCCAGGACCTGACCGGCCAGCGCATCCGCAAGGTCGTCAAGACGCTGTCCTGGATCGACGAGCGCATCGAATCGCTCGCCCAGCGGCTCAATCTTGCCGAAACCGGCCCTGAAGAGACCGTGGAGGAAAGCGACGACGAGCGCCGCATGCGCGAGTTGATGCTGAACGGCCCGCAGATGAAGGGTCAGGGCGTGTCGCAATCCGATGTCGACGACTTCTTCTCGATGTCCGACCAGGAAGATATCGACAAGCTGTTCGACTGA
- a CDS encoding response regulator, which yields MALDLSMPILVVDDYKTMIRIIRNLLKQLGFEDVDEASDGTEAFAKMKDRRYGLVISDWNMEPMTGYELLKHVRADTSLAKTPFIMVTAESKTENVIAAKKAGVNNYIVKPFNAQTLKGKIEAVFND from the coding sequence ATGGCGCTCGATCTTTCGATGCCGATCCTCGTCGTCGATGACTACAAGACCATGATCCGCATCATCCGCAACCTGCTGAAGCAGCTCGGTTTCGAGGATGTGGACGAGGCTTCCGACGGAACCGAGGCTTTCGCCAAGATGAAGGATCGGCGCTACGGTCTGGTCATTTCCGACTGGAACATGGAACCGATGACCGGCTACGAACTGCTCAAGCATGTTCGGGCCGACACGTCGCTGGCCAAGACTCCGTTCATCATGGTCACCGCCGAGTCCAAGACCGAGAACGTGATCGCCGCCAAGAAGGCCGGCGTGAACAACTATATCGTGAAGCCGTTCAACGCGCAGACGTTGAAGGGCAAGATCGAAGCGGTCTTCAACGACTGA
- a CDS encoding MaoC family dehydratase, with protein sequence MTVPVLNSYYFEDLKIGMRETILKTVMDSDVVGFAQISGDDNPLHLSDVYASKTRFGQRIAHGLYTASLISAVLGTRLPGPGAVYMSQTLNFMGPVRIGDVVVVDVEVIELVEKGRRCRLHCECSVDNQVVLEGEATVMVPGRPKPTI encoded by the coding sequence ATGACCGTGCCGGTCCTGAATTCCTACTATTTCGAAGACCTCAAGATCGGAATGCGCGAAACCATCCTGAAGACGGTCATGGATTCCGATGTGGTCGGTTTCGCGCAGATCTCCGGCGACGACAATCCGCTGCACCTGTCCGACGTCTATGCGTCGAAGACCCGTTTCGGCCAGCGCATCGCGCATGGCCTCTATACGGCGAGCCTGATATCGGCCGTGCTCGGCACGCGCCTGCCGGGACCGGGCGCGGTCTACATGTCGCAGACGCTGAATTTCATGGGCCCGGTCCGGATCGGCGACGTGGTGGTGGTCGATGTCGAGGTGATCGAACTGGTCGAGAAGGGCCGCCGCTGCCGGCTGCATTGCGAATGCTCGGTCGACAACCAGGTCGTCCTGGAAGGCGAGGCGACCGTGATGGTGCCCGGCCGGCCCAAGCCGACCATTTAA
- a CDS encoding bifunctional riboflavin kinase/FAD synthetase: protein MHDPAAPAPRPFALAESLDAFPESLRGGIVAIGNFDGLHRGHQAVLDAASTRAETAGRPAFAMTFEPHPRSVFRPDTPVFRLTPPGPKARLIRAAGLDGLLVLPFDRDFAARSADDFVGDILVGRLGVAEAVVGWDFHFGRGRGGSPAFLAAEGAARGFAVSVIEAFQDEGGGPVSSSRIRDALAAGDLGLANGLLGYRWFVEGTVIHGEKRGRDLGFPTANVRLGADCRLAHGVYAVTFTVDGVQHHGVANYGRRPQFDNGAPLLETFVFDFKGDLYGRTVQIGFASYLRPELRFPSVEALIERMGEDCAEARAVLAAMGPGTALDRRLAELA, encoded by the coding sequence ATGCATGATCCGGCCGCTCCGGCGCCCCGCCCCTTCGCCCTTGCCGAAAGCCTGGATGCGTTTCCGGAGAGCCTCCGCGGCGGCATCGTCGCGATCGGCAATTTCGACGGGCTGCATCGCGGCCATCAGGCGGTGCTCGATGCCGCCTCGACGCGGGCCGAGACGGCCGGCCGGCCGGCCTTCGCGATGACCTTCGAGCCGCATCCACGCAGCGTGTTCCGGCCCGACACGCCGGTGTTCCGGCTGACGCCACCCGGCCCGAAGGCCCGGCTGATCCGCGCCGCGGGTCTCGACGGGCTCCTGGTGCTGCCCTTCGACCGCGACTTCGCCGCCCGCTCGGCGGATGATTTCGTCGGCGACATCCTGGTCGGCCGGCTCGGCGTCGCCGAAGCGGTGGTCGGCTGGGACTTCCATTTCGGACGCGGGCGCGGCGGCTCGCCGGCCTTCCTGGCGGCCGAGGGGGCGGCGCGCGGCTTCGCGGTTTCGGTGATCGAGGCCTTCCAGGACGAGGGCGGCGGGCCGGTCTCGTCGAGCCGCATCCGCGACGCGCTGGCGGCCGGCGATCTGGGCCTTGCCAACGGGCTGCTCGGCTATCGCTGGTTCGTCGAAGGCACCGTCATCCACGGCGAGAAGCGCGGCCGCGATCTCGGCTTCCCGACCGCCAATGTCCGGCTCGGCGCCGATTGCCGGCTGGCCCATGGGGTCTATGCGGTCACCTTCACGGTCGACGGGGTGCAGCATCACGGCGTTGCCAATTACGGGCGCCGGCCGCAATTCGATAACGGCGCACCGCTGCTCGAGACCTTCGTGTTCGACTTCAAGGGCGACCTCTACGGCCGCACCGTCCAGATCGGCTTCGCCTCCTATCTCCGGCCGGAACTGCGCTTCCCGAGCGTCGAGGCGCTGATTGAGCGGATGGGCGAGGATTGCGCCGAGGCGCGCGCCGTGCTCGCCGCCATGGGCCCCGGCACCGCGCTCGACCGCCGGCTGGCCGAACTGGCGTAG
- the ileS gene encoding isoleucine--tRNA ligase: protein MTESTAPAAARDYSETLFLPVTDFPMRAGLPEKEPQILARWEKGNLYRRLRAKAKGRPLFVLHDGPPYANGNLHIGHALNKILKDVITRAKQMDGFDSNYVPGWDCHGLPIEWKIEEQYRAAGKNKDEVPIVEFRQECRQFAEHWIGVQAAEFKRLGVTGDFADPYTTMAFQAEAVIAAELQKFAVSGQLYRGSKPVMWSVVEKTALAEAEVEYQDYQSDTIWVKFPVKALLDTVTGAHYSRTAFIANFDHNENEWIFNDQPATEKIDLFISALKAVKNSSDLSVVIWTTTPWTIPGNRAISFSSKIEYGLYEVTEAPEGNWAKAGDRLILADKLADDVLKQAKATAWAKRAAVPAEVLAGLVCAHPLAALGYGFQVPLLDGDHVSDDAGTGFVHTAPGHGREDFEIWTHNARALAARGIDTAIPFTVDDDGFLTREAPGLEGRRVITDKGEKGDANGAVIAALVEAGALLARGRLKHQYPHSWRSKKPVIFRNTPQWFIHMDRDIAGAGDTLRARSLKAIGETTFYPPQGQNRLRGMIEAKPDWVVSRQRAWGVPIAVFRHRETGRLAPGPEFDRNDDLIGRIRAAFEAEGADPWFTPEARERFLGGLVNDLDAWEKVTDILDVWFDSGSTHAFVLEKRPDLKWPADMYLEGSDQHRGWFHSSLIESCGTRGRAPYDSVLTHGFVMAEDGRKMSKSLGNIVAPQDVIKTSGADILRLWVVTSDYADDLRIGPEIMKTNAEAYRKMRNTLRWMLGTLAHHDPAAEVALADMPELERSMLHRLWEVGEAVREGYAAYDFKRVVNALMNFMVVDLSAYYFDIRKDALYCDPHSSVRRRAALTVVDRLFDAIVTWLAPMLPFTMEEAWTLRHGDPDRSVHLEQFRAPDAAWRDDALAARWARIRRVRRAITGALELERAAKRIGSSLEAAPIVHIADPDLMAAVAGIDLAEIAITSGVTVVAGEGPATAIRIDEVAGVAVEPARAEGRKCARSWKISAEVGTDPDYPDLTPRDAAAMREWEARRTAA from the coding sequence ATGACCGAATCCACCGCACCTGCCGCCGCCCGCGACTATTCCGAGACGCTTTTTCTGCCCGTCACCGATTTCCCGATGCGCGCCGGCCTGCCCGAGAAGGAGCCGCAGATCCTGGCGCGCTGGGAGAAGGGCAACCTCTACCGGCGCCTGCGCGCAAAGGCCAAGGGCCGGCCGCTGTTCGTGCTGCATGACGGCCCGCCCTATGCCAACGGCAACCTGCATATCGGCCACGCGCTCAACAAGATCCTGAAGGACGTGATCACGCGCGCCAAGCAGATGGACGGCTTCGACAGCAACTACGTGCCGGGCTGGGACTGCCACGGCCTGCCGATCGAATGGAAGATCGAGGAGCAGTATCGCGCCGCCGGCAAGAACAAGGACGAGGTGCCGATCGTCGAGTTCCGCCAGGAATGCCGGCAGTTCGCCGAGCACTGGATCGGCGTGCAGGCGGCCGAGTTCAAGCGCCTCGGCGTGACCGGCGACTTCGCCGATCCCTACACCACCATGGCCTTCCAGGCCGAAGCAGTGATCGCCGCCGAACTGCAGAAATTCGCCGTTTCCGGCCAGCTCTACCGCGGCTCCAAGCCGGTCATGTGGTCGGTGGTCGAGAAGACCGCCTTGGCCGAGGCCGAGGTCGAGTATCAGGACTACCAGTCGGACACGATCTGGGTGAAGTTCCCTGTGAAAGCGCTCCTAGACACAGTCACTGGCGCGCATTACTCTCGAACTGCTTTTATTGCAAACTTTGACCATAACGAAAATGAGTGGATATTCAATGATCAGCCTGCCACCGAAAAGATAGATCTATTTATTTCCGCATTGAAGGCAGTAAAGAACTCCTCGGATTTGTCTGTCGTCATCTGGACCACAACTCCCTGGACCATCCCGGGCAACCGGGCGATCTCCTTCTCGTCCAAGATCGAATACGGCCTCTACGAGGTCACCGAGGCGCCCGAAGGCAACTGGGCCAAGGCCGGCGACCGGCTGATCCTGGCCGACAAGCTCGCCGACGACGTCTTGAAGCAGGCCAAGGCGACCGCCTGGGCGAAGCGCGCCGCCGTGCCGGCCGAGGTGCTGGCGGGTCTCGTCTGCGCCCATCCGCTCGCCGCGCTCGGCTACGGCTTCCAGGTGCCGCTGCTCGACGGCGACCATGTCTCCGACGATGCCGGCACCGGCTTCGTCCACACCGCGCCCGGCCACGGCCGCGAGGACTTCGAGATCTGGACCCACAATGCCCGCGCGCTCGCCGCGCGCGGCATCGACACCGCCATCCCGTTCACGGTCGACGACGACGGCTTCCTGACCCGCGAGGCGCCGGGCCTCGAGGGCCGGCGCGTGATCACCGACAAGGGCGAGAAGGGCGACGCCAACGGCGCCGTGATCGCCGCGCTGGTGGAGGCCGGCGCGCTCCTGGCGCGCGGCCGGCTGAAGCATCAGTATCCGCATTCCTGGCGCTCCAAGAAGCCGGTCATCTTCCGCAACACGCCGCAATGGTTCATCCATATGGACCGTGACATTGCCGGCGCGGGCGACACGCTGCGCGCCCGCTCGCTCAAGGCGATCGGCGAGACCACCTTCTATCCGCCGCAGGGCCAGAACCGGCTGCGCGGCATGATCGAGGCCAAGCCCGACTGGGTCGTCTCGCGCCAGCGCGCCTGGGGCGTGCCGATCGCCGTGTTCCGCCACCGCGAGACCGGCCGCCTCGCGCCGGGACCGGAGTTCGACCGCAACGACGACCTGATCGGGCGCATCCGCGCAGCCTTCGAGGCCGAAGGCGCCGATCCCTGGTTCACGCCGGAGGCGCGCGAGCGCTTCCTCGGCGGCCTCGTCAACGATCTCGACGCCTGGGAGAAGGTCACCGACATTCTCGACGTGTGGTTCGATTCCGGCTCCACCCACGCCTTCGTGCTGGAAAAGCGCCCGGATCTGAAATGGCCGGCCGACATGTATCTCGAGGGCTCGGACCAGCATCGCGGCTGGTTCCATTCCTCGCTGATCGAGAGCTGCGGCACGCGCGGCCGCGCGCCCTACGATTCGGTGCTGACCCACGGCTTCGTCATGGCCGAGGACGGGCGCAAGATGTCGAAGTCGCTCGGCAACATCGTCGCCCCGCAGGACGTGATCAAGACCTCCGGCGCCGACATCCTGCGGCTCTGGGTGGTGACCTCCGACTATGCCGACGATCTGCGCATCGGCCCGGAGATCATGAAGACCAATGCCGAGGCCTATCGGAAGATGCGCAACACCCTGCGCTGGATGCTGGGCACGCTGGCCCATCACGATCCGGCCGCCGAGGTCGCGCTCGCCGACATGCCTGAGCTGGAACGCTCCATGCTGCACCGGCTCTGGGAGGTCGGCGAGGCGGTTCGCGAGGGCTACGCCGCCTATGACTTCAAGCGTGTCGTCAATGCGCTGATGAACTTCATGGTCGTCGACCTGTCGGCCTACTATTTCGACATCCGCAAGGATGCCCTCTACTGCGATCCGCACTCCTCGGTGCGCCGGCGCGCGGCGCTGACCGTGGTCGACCGCCTGTTCGACGCGATCGTCACCTGGCTCGCCCCGATGCTGCCCTTCACCATGGAGGAGGCCTGGACGCTGCGCCACGGCGATCCGGACCGCTCGGTGCATCTGGAGCAGTTCCGGGCGCCCGACGCCGCATGGCGCGACGACGCGCTCGCCGCCCGCTGGGCGCGCATCCGCCGGGTGCGCCGGGCGATCACCGGCGCGCTCGAACTGGAGCGGGCCGCCAAGCGGATCGGCTCCTCGCTCGAAGCCGCCCCGATCGTCCACATCGCCGATCCGGACCTCATGGCCGCGGTCGCCGGCATCGATCTCGCCGAGATCGCCATCACCAGCGGCGTGACGGTGGTCGCCGGCGAGGGCCCGGCGACGGCGATCCGCATCGACGAGGTCGCGGGCGTCGCCGTCGAACCCGCCCGGGCCGAGGGCCGCAAATGCGCCCGGTCCTGGAAGATCAGCGCCGAGGTCGGCACCGATCCCGACTATCCGGACCTGACCCCGCGCGACGCCGCCGCGATGCGCGAGTGGGAAGCCCGCCGGACCGCCGCCTGA
- the lspA gene encoding signal peptidase II, whose product MSPRLLGLIVAALGLVLDQASKQYALNGIELGVNGPVRIAPFAEFRLIWNYGISYGLFRQEGDLGRWLLVALSVAASVAILVWMARSTSRLVAVSLGLILGGAIGNAIDRAVYGAVIDFVHLFLPDRSLSWYVFNLADMWIVAGVAGLLYDMAFHGPKSATKSGSS is encoded by the coding sequence ATGTCGCCCCGCCTTCTCGGCCTGATCGTCGCCGCCCTCGGCCTCGTGCTGGACCAGGCGAGCAAGCAATATGCGCTGAACGGGATCGAGTTGGGCGTCAACGGCCCGGTCCGGATCGCGCCCTTCGCCGAGTTCCGGCTGATCTGGAACTACGGCATCTCCTACGGCCTGTTCCGGCAGGAGGGCGATCTCGGCCGCTGGCTGCTGGTCGCCCTGTCGGTCGCCGCCTCGGTGGCGATCCTGGTCTGGATGGCGCGCAGCACGTCGCGCCTCGTCGCCGTCTCGCTCGGCTTGATCCTCGGCGGGGCGATCGGCAACGCCATCGACCGGGCCGTCTACGGCGCAGTGATTGATTTCGTGCATCTGTTCCTGCCGGACCGGTCGCTGTCCTGGTATGTGTTCAACCTCGCCGACATGTGGATCGTTGCCGGTGTGGCCGGCCTCCTGTATGACATGGCCTTCCATGGCCCCAAGAGCGCCACAAAGTCGGGCTCTTCGTGA